In Polyodon spathula isolate WHYD16114869_AA chromosome 39, ASM1765450v1, whole genome shotgun sequence, one genomic interval encodes:
- the LOC121304720 gene encoding inhibitor of nuclear factor kappa-B kinase subunit epsilon-like isoform X1, whose amino-acid sequence MEFEKIMLSTVNYLWSLDDVLGQGATASVYKARNKKSGELVAVKVFNNVSYQRPLEVQMREFEMLRKLNHVNIVKLFAVEEVTHINNKQKVLVMEFCPGGSLLNQLEDPEHAFGLPESEFLIVLQCVVAGMNHLRENGVVHRDIKPGNIMRRVGEDRCSIYKLTDFGAARELEDDEKFLSLYGTEEYLHPDMYERAVLRKPQQKSYGVAVDLWSIGVTFYHTAAGSLPFIPYGGPRKNKQIMYKITTEKPRGAIAGVQRLEDGQIEWSYDLPVACQLSAGLKSQLVPVLANILEANQETCWGFDQFFAGTMDIIHRVVIHVFSLQQATLHQIYIHAYNTVSILMEEIFKVARIHPKCQQYLFDGHYYPLEASMKVGSLPPTCQDKPLFVASLEPEKPEKPIGVQFREPEIPVFPPRFDVLADYSLSKCIVSAVHQYLRISHSLLKWQALVLQGFYWLMENIKLDVLQKINMLNLMLSFCKSTEARVYRLCEFSVDTGVPELKDYPEQRKKLQLLQETLLGYINSIRDIQNKLDRMKAEWSKHSQIIAEDKTTQRIDYLLEMISAIYHQYRKDKMTVKIPDDRAHSPSICFAPLQMSSQAACQLLCRQKDLSYNDEQIHKFEKINLTTHVKKVKSLFRDECVQKYQAVLSVIGCWTSALFEMKTQLREFNSVFKSLFGELEGCQDHQSMTLKNALLRIQQEAPWPDPSAAYLEDSHAQMALRIRLLRDEMQAVAQELQHNNCIIESFSALTTSPGV is encoded by the exons ATGG AGTTTGAAAAAATAATGCTGAGCACGGTCAACTACCTGTGGTCACTGGATGATGTGCTGGGTCAGGGGGCGACGGCCAGCGTCTACAAAGCACGGAACAAG AAAAGCGGAGAGCTGGTTGCAGTGAAGGTGTTCAACAACGTGAGTTACCAGCGGCCCCTGGAGGTCCAGATGAGAGAGTTTGAGATGCTGAGGAAGCTCAACCACGTCAACATTGTCAAGCTGTTCGCTGTGGAGGAGGTG ACCCACATCAACAACAAGCAGAAGGTTCTGGTGATGGAATTCTGCCCCGGAGGGAGTCTGCTCAACCAGCTGGAGGACCCAGAACATGCGTTCGGACTCCCGGAGTCTGAGTTTCTCATAGTGCTGCAGTGTGTAG TGGCTGGGATGAACCACCTGCGTGAGAACGGGGTGGTGCACAGGGATATCAAGCCTGGGAACATCATGCGGCGTGTGGGGGAGGACCGGTGCTCCATCTACAAGCTCACAGACTTCGGTGCGGCCCGGGAACTGGAGGACGATGAGAAGTTTCTCTCCCTCTATGGGACAGAGGAGTACCTG CACCCGGACATGTATGAGCGAGCCGTGCTCAGGAAACCGCAGCAGAAGTCCTACGGGGTGGCGGTGGATCTCTGGAGCATCGGGGTGACGTTCTACCACACCGCCGCTGGCAGCCTGCCGTTCATACCCTACGGAGGACCGCGCAAGAACAAGCAGATCAT GTATAAAATCACCACAGAGAAGCCGAGGGGGGCGATAGCGGGAGTGCAGCGTCTGGAGGACGGACAGATCGAGTGGAGCTATGACCTGCCTGTCGCGTGTCAGCTGTCCGC AGGCCTGAAGTCCCAGCTGGTTCCGGTCCTGGCCAATATCCTGGAAGCGAACCAGGAGACGTGCTGGGGCTTCGACCAGTTCTTCGCTGGGACCATGGATATCATTCACAGAGTGGTGATCCACGTGTTCTCACTGCAGCAGGCCACACTGCACCAAATCTACATCCACGCTTACAATAC GGTCTCTATTTTAATGGAGGAGATTTTCAAAGTGGCGCGGATCCATCCCAAATGCCAGCAGTACCTCTTTGATGGGCACTACTACCCCCTGGAGGCCAGCATGAAGGTGGGGAGCCTCCCCCCCACCTGCCAGGATAAGCCCCTGTTCGTGGCGAGCCTGGAGCCCGAGAAGCCAGAGAAACCTATCGGAGTGCAGTTCCGCGAAC CGGAAATCCCAGTTTTTCCACCAAGGTTTGATGTTCTTGCTGATTACAGTTTGTCAAAG TGCATAGTGAGTGCAGTACACCAGTATTTAAGAATAAGCCACTCCTTACTGAAATGGCAGGCATTGGTATTGCAGGGGTTTTACTGGCTGAT GGAAAATATAAAGCTGGATGTGCTACAGAAAATCAACATGCTGAACCTGATGCTGTCTTTCTGCAAGAGTACTGAGGCGAGGGTGTACAGGCT CTGCGAGTTTTCAGTGGACACCGGTGTGCCGGAGCTCAAAGACTACCCAGAGCAGAGGAAGAAGCTGCAGCTG TTACAGGAAACCCTCTTGGGTTACATAAACAGCATCCGTGACATTCAAAACAAACTGGACCGAATGAAAGCAGAGTGGTCCAAACATTCGCAAATAATAGCAGAGGATAAAAC CACACAGAGGATAGACTACTTGCTGGAAATGATATCGGCAATATACCATCAGTACCGGAAAGACAAAATGACTGTCA AGATACCTGACGACAGAGCACACTCGCCATCCATCTGCTTCGCGCCTCTTCAAATGTCAAGTCAGGCGGCGTGCCAATTGCTCTGCAGACAGAAAG accTGTCGTATAACGATGAACAGATACACAAGTTTGAAAA GATTAACTTGACAACGCATGTGAAGAAAGTGAAGTCCTTATTCCGAGATGAATGTGTACAGAAGTACCAGGCTGTGCTCTCTGTGATTGGCTGTTGGACCAG CGCGCTGTTCGAGATGAAGACTCAGCTCAGAGAGTTCAACAGTGTTTTCAAGAGTCTCTTTGGGGAGCTGGAGGGATGCCAGGATCACCAGAGCATG ACCCTGAAAAATGCTCTGCTGAGGATCCAGCAGGAGGCGCCCTGGCCCGACCCGTCAGCCGCCTATCTGGAGGACAGCCACGCGCAGATGGCTCTGAG GATTCGGCTTCTGAGAGACGAGATGCAGGCAGTGGCACAGGAGCTGCAGCACAATAATTGTATTATTGAGAG
- the LOC121304720 gene encoding inhibitor of nuclear factor kappa-B kinase subunit epsilon-like isoform X3, translated as MEFEKIMLSTVNYLWSLDDVLGQGATASVYKARNKKSGELVAVKVFNNVSYQRPLEVQMREFEMLRKLNHVNIVKLFAVEEVTHINNKQKVLVMEFCPGGSLLNQLEDPEHAFGLPESEFLIVLQCVVAGMNHLRENGVVHRDIKPGNIMRRVGEDRCSIYKLTDFGAARELEDDEKFLSLYGTEEYLHPDMYERAVLRKPQQKSYGVAVDLWSIGVTFYHTAAGSLPFIPYGGPRKNKQIMYKITTEKPRGAIAGVQRLEDGQIEWSYDLPVACQLSAGLKSQLVPVLANILEANQETCWGFDQFFAGTMDIIHRVVIHVFSLQQATLHQIYIHAYNTVSILMEEIFKVARIHPKCQQYLFDGHYYPLEASMKVGSLPPTCQDKPLFVASLEPEKPEKPIGVQFREPEIPVFPPRFDVLADYSLSKCIVSAVHQYLRISHSLLKWQALVLQGFYWLMENIKLDVLQKINMLNLMLSFCKSTEARVYRLCEFSVDTGVPELKDYPEQRKKLQLLQETLLGYINSIRDIQNKLDRMKAEWSKHSQIIAEDKTTQRIDYLLEMISAIYHQYRKDKMTVNLSYNDEQIHKFEKINLTTHVKKVKSLFRDECVQKYQAVLSVIGCWTSALFEMKTQLREFNSVFKSLFGELEGCQDHQSMTLKNALLRIQQEAPWPDPSAAYLEDSHAQMALRIRLLRDEMQAVAQELQHNNCIIESFSALTTSPGV; from the exons ATGG AGTTTGAAAAAATAATGCTGAGCACGGTCAACTACCTGTGGTCACTGGATGATGTGCTGGGTCAGGGGGCGACGGCCAGCGTCTACAAAGCACGGAACAAG AAAAGCGGAGAGCTGGTTGCAGTGAAGGTGTTCAACAACGTGAGTTACCAGCGGCCCCTGGAGGTCCAGATGAGAGAGTTTGAGATGCTGAGGAAGCTCAACCACGTCAACATTGTCAAGCTGTTCGCTGTGGAGGAGGTG ACCCACATCAACAACAAGCAGAAGGTTCTGGTGATGGAATTCTGCCCCGGAGGGAGTCTGCTCAACCAGCTGGAGGACCCAGAACATGCGTTCGGACTCCCGGAGTCTGAGTTTCTCATAGTGCTGCAGTGTGTAG TGGCTGGGATGAACCACCTGCGTGAGAACGGGGTGGTGCACAGGGATATCAAGCCTGGGAACATCATGCGGCGTGTGGGGGAGGACCGGTGCTCCATCTACAAGCTCACAGACTTCGGTGCGGCCCGGGAACTGGAGGACGATGAGAAGTTTCTCTCCCTCTATGGGACAGAGGAGTACCTG CACCCGGACATGTATGAGCGAGCCGTGCTCAGGAAACCGCAGCAGAAGTCCTACGGGGTGGCGGTGGATCTCTGGAGCATCGGGGTGACGTTCTACCACACCGCCGCTGGCAGCCTGCCGTTCATACCCTACGGAGGACCGCGCAAGAACAAGCAGATCAT GTATAAAATCACCACAGAGAAGCCGAGGGGGGCGATAGCGGGAGTGCAGCGTCTGGAGGACGGACAGATCGAGTGGAGCTATGACCTGCCTGTCGCGTGTCAGCTGTCCGC AGGCCTGAAGTCCCAGCTGGTTCCGGTCCTGGCCAATATCCTGGAAGCGAACCAGGAGACGTGCTGGGGCTTCGACCAGTTCTTCGCTGGGACCATGGATATCATTCACAGAGTGGTGATCCACGTGTTCTCACTGCAGCAGGCCACACTGCACCAAATCTACATCCACGCTTACAATAC GGTCTCTATTTTAATGGAGGAGATTTTCAAAGTGGCGCGGATCCATCCCAAATGCCAGCAGTACCTCTTTGATGGGCACTACTACCCCCTGGAGGCCAGCATGAAGGTGGGGAGCCTCCCCCCCACCTGCCAGGATAAGCCCCTGTTCGTGGCGAGCCTGGAGCCCGAGAAGCCAGAGAAACCTATCGGAGTGCAGTTCCGCGAAC CGGAAATCCCAGTTTTTCCACCAAGGTTTGATGTTCTTGCTGATTACAGTTTGTCAAAG TGCATAGTGAGTGCAGTACACCAGTATTTAAGAATAAGCCACTCCTTACTGAAATGGCAGGCATTGGTATTGCAGGGGTTTTACTGGCTGAT GGAAAATATAAAGCTGGATGTGCTACAGAAAATCAACATGCTGAACCTGATGCTGTCTTTCTGCAAGAGTACTGAGGCGAGGGTGTACAGGCT CTGCGAGTTTTCAGTGGACACCGGTGTGCCGGAGCTCAAAGACTACCCAGAGCAGAGGAAGAAGCTGCAGCTG TTACAGGAAACCCTCTTGGGTTACATAAACAGCATCCGTGACATTCAAAACAAACTGGACCGAATGAAAGCAGAGTGGTCCAAACATTCGCAAATAATAGCAGAGGATAAAAC CACACAGAGGATAGACTACTTGCTGGAAATGATATCGGCAATATACCATCAGTACCGGAAAGACAAAATGACTGTCA accTGTCGTATAACGATGAACAGATACACAAGTTTGAAAA GATTAACTTGACAACGCATGTGAAGAAAGTGAAGTCCTTATTCCGAGATGAATGTGTACAGAAGTACCAGGCTGTGCTCTCTGTGATTGGCTGTTGGACCAG CGCGCTGTTCGAGATGAAGACTCAGCTCAGAGAGTTCAACAGTGTTTTCAAGAGTCTCTTTGGGGAGCTGGAGGGATGCCAGGATCACCAGAGCATG ACCCTGAAAAATGCTCTGCTGAGGATCCAGCAGGAGGCGCCCTGGCCCGACCCGTCAGCCGCCTATCTGGAGGACAGCCACGCGCAGATGGCTCTGAG GATTCGGCTTCTGAGAGACGAGATGCAGGCAGTGGCACAGGAGCTGCAGCACAATAATTGTATTATTGAGAG
- the LOC121304720 gene encoding inhibitor of nuclear factor kappa-B kinase subunit epsilon-like isoform X4, with translation MEFEKIMLSTVNYLWSLDDVLGQGATASVYKARNKKSGELVAVKVFNNVSYQRPLEVQMREFEMLRKLNHVNIVKLFAVEEVTHINNKQKVLVMEFCPGGSLLNQLEDPEHAFGLPESEFLIVLQCVVAGMNHLRENGVVHRDIKPGNIMRRVGEDRCSIYKLTDFGAARELEDDEKFLSLYGTEEYLHPDMYERAVLRKPQQKSYGVAVDLWSIGVTFYHTAAGSLPFIPYGGPRKNKQIMYKITTEKPRGAIAGVQRLEDGQIEWSYDLPVACQLSAGLKSQLVPVLANILEANQETCWGFDQFFAGTMDIIHRVVIHVFSLQQATLHQIYIHAYNTVSILMEEIFKVARIHPKCQQYLFDGHYYPLEASMKVGSLPPTCQDKPLFVASLEPEKPEKPIGVQFREPEIPVFPPRFDVLADYSLSKCIVSAVHQYLRISHSLLKWQALVLQGFYWLMENIKLDVLQKINMLNLMLSFCKSTEARVYRLCEFSVDTGVPELKDYPEQRKKLQLLQETLLGYINSIRDIQNKLDRMKAEWSKHSQIIAEDKTTQRIDYLLEMISAIYHQYRKDKMTVKIPDDRAHSPSICFAPLQMSSQAACQLLCRQKDLSYNDEQIHKFEKINLTTHVKKVKSLFRDECVQKYQAVLSVIGCWTS, from the exons ATGG AGTTTGAAAAAATAATGCTGAGCACGGTCAACTACCTGTGGTCACTGGATGATGTGCTGGGTCAGGGGGCGACGGCCAGCGTCTACAAAGCACGGAACAAG AAAAGCGGAGAGCTGGTTGCAGTGAAGGTGTTCAACAACGTGAGTTACCAGCGGCCCCTGGAGGTCCAGATGAGAGAGTTTGAGATGCTGAGGAAGCTCAACCACGTCAACATTGTCAAGCTGTTCGCTGTGGAGGAGGTG ACCCACATCAACAACAAGCAGAAGGTTCTGGTGATGGAATTCTGCCCCGGAGGGAGTCTGCTCAACCAGCTGGAGGACCCAGAACATGCGTTCGGACTCCCGGAGTCTGAGTTTCTCATAGTGCTGCAGTGTGTAG TGGCTGGGATGAACCACCTGCGTGAGAACGGGGTGGTGCACAGGGATATCAAGCCTGGGAACATCATGCGGCGTGTGGGGGAGGACCGGTGCTCCATCTACAAGCTCACAGACTTCGGTGCGGCCCGGGAACTGGAGGACGATGAGAAGTTTCTCTCCCTCTATGGGACAGAGGAGTACCTG CACCCGGACATGTATGAGCGAGCCGTGCTCAGGAAACCGCAGCAGAAGTCCTACGGGGTGGCGGTGGATCTCTGGAGCATCGGGGTGACGTTCTACCACACCGCCGCTGGCAGCCTGCCGTTCATACCCTACGGAGGACCGCGCAAGAACAAGCAGATCAT GTATAAAATCACCACAGAGAAGCCGAGGGGGGCGATAGCGGGAGTGCAGCGTCTGGAGGACGGACAGATCGAGTGGAGCTATGACCTGCCTGTCGCGTGTCAGCTGTCCGC AGGCCTGAAGTCCCAGCTGGTTCCGGTCCTGGCCAATATCCTGGAAGCGAACCAGGAGACGTGCTGGGGCTTCGACCAGTTCTTCGCTGGGACCATGGATATCATTCACAGAGTGGTGATCCACGTGTTCTCACTGCAGCAGGCCACACTGCACCAAATCTACATCCACGCTTACAATAC GGTCTCTATTTTAATGGAGGAGATTTTCAAAGTGGCGCGGATCCATCCCAAATGCCAGCAGTACCTCTTTGATGGGCACTACTACCCCCTGGAGGCCAGCATGAAGGTGGGGAGCCTCCCCCCCACCTGCCAGGATAAGCCCCTGTTCGTGGCGAGCCTGGAGCCCGAGAAGCCAGAGAAACCTATCGGAGTGCAGTTCCGCGAAC CGGAAATCCCAGTTTTTCCACCAAGGTTTGATGTTCTTGCTGATTACAGTTTGTCAAAG TGCATAGTGAGTGCAGTACACCAGTATTTAAGAATAAGCCACTCCTTACTGAAATGGCAGGCATTGGTATTGCAGGGGTTTTACTGGCTGAT GGAAAATATAAAGCTGGATGTGCTACAGAAAATCAACATGCTGAACCTGATGCTGTCTTTCTGCAAGAGTACTGAGGCGAGGGTGTACAGGCT CTGCGAGTTTTCAGTGGACACCGGTGTGCCGGAGCTCAAAGACTACCCAGAGCAGAGGAAGAAGCTGCAGCTG TTACAGGAAACCCTCTTGGGTTACATAAACAGCATCCGTGACATTCAAAACAAACTGGACCGAATGAAAGCAGAGTGGTCCAAACATTCGCAAATAATAGCAGAGGATAAAAC CACACAGAGGATAGACTACTTGCTGGAAATGATATCGGCAATATACCATCAGTACCGGAAAGACAAAATGACTGTCA AGATACCTGACGACAGAGCACACTCGCCATCCATCTGCTTCGCGCCTCTTCAAATGTCAAGTCAGGCGGCGTGCCAATTGCTCTGCAGACAGAAAG accTGTCGTATAACGATGAACAGATACACAAGTTTGAAAA GATTAACTTGACAACGCATGTGAAGAAAGTGAAGTCCTTATTCCGAGATGAATGTGTACAGAAGTACCAGGCTGTGCTCTCTGTGATTGGCTGTTGGACCAG CTGA
- the LOC121304720 gene encoding inhibitor of nuclear factor kappa-B kinase subunit epsilon-like isoform X2, which yields MLSTVNYLWSLDDVLGQGATASVYKARNKKSGELVAVKVFNNVSYQRPLEVQMREFEMLRKLNHVNIVKLFAVEEVTHINNKQKVLVMEFCPGGSLLNQLEDPEHAFGLPESEFLIVLQCVVAGMNHLRENGVVHRDIKPGNIMRRVGEDRCSIYKLTDFGAARELEDDEKFLSLYGTEEYLHPDMYERAVLRKPQQKSYGVAVDLWSIGVTFYHTAAGSLPFIPYGGPRKNKQIMYKITTEKPRGAIAGVQRLEDGQIEWSYDLPVACQLSAGLKSQLVPVLANILEANQETCWGFDQFFAGTMDIIHRVVIHVFSLQQATLHQIYIHAYNTVSILMEEIFKVARIHPKCQQYLFDGHYYPLEASMKVGSLPPTCQDKPLFVASLEPEKPEKPIGVQFREPEIPVFPPRFDVLADYSLSKCIVSAVHQYLRISHSLLKWQALVLQGFYWLMENIKLDVLQKINMLNLMLSFCKSTEARVYRLCEFSVDTGVPELKDYPEQRKKLQLLQETLLGYINSIRDIQNKLDRMKAEWSKHSQIIAEDKTTQRIDYLLEMISAIYHQYRKDKMTVKIPDDRAHSPSICFAPLQMSSQAACQLLCRQKDLSYNDEQIHKFEKINLTTHVKKVKSLFRDECVQKYQAVLSVIGCWTSALFEMKTQLREFNSVFKSLFGELEGCQDHQSMTLKNALLRIQQEAPWPDPSAAYLEDSHAQMALRIRLLRDEMQAVAQELQHNNCIIESFSALTTSPGV from the exons ATGCTGAGCACGGTCAACTACCTGTGGTCACTGGATGATGTGCTGGGTCAGGGGGCGACGGCCAGCGTCTACAAAGCACGGAACAAG AAAAGCGGAGAGCTGGTTGCAGTGAAGGTGTTCAACAACGTGAGTTACCAGCGGCCCCTGGAGGTCCAGATGAGAGAGTTTGAGATGCTGAGGAAGCTCAACCACGTCAACATTGTCAAGCTGTTCGCTGTGGAGGAGGTG ACCCACATCAACAACAAGCAGAAGGTTCTGGTGATGGAATTCTGCCCCGGAGGGAGTCTGCTCAACCAGCTGGAGGACCCAGAACATGCGTTCGGACTCCCGGAGTCTGAGTTTCTCATAGTGCTGCAGTGTGTAG TGGCTGGGATGAACCACCTGCGTGAGAACGGGGTGGTGCACAGGGATATCAAGCCTGGGAACATCATGCGGCGTGTGGGGGAGGACCGGTGCTCCATCTACAAGCTCACAGACTTCGGTGCGGCCCGGGAACTGGAGGACGATGAGAAGTTTCTCTCCCTCTATGGGACAGAGGAGTACCTG CACCCGGACATGTATGAGCGAGCCGTGCTCAGGAAACCGCAGCAGAAGTCCTACGGGGTGGCGGTGGATCTCTGGAGCATCGGGGTGACGTTCTACCACACCGCCGCTGGCAGCCTGCCGTTCATACCCTACGGAGGACCGCGCAAGAACAAGCAGATCAT GTATAAAATCACCACAGAGAAGCCGAGGGGGGCGATAGCGGGAGTGCAGCGTCTGGAGGACGGACAGATCGAGTGGAGCTATGACCTGCCTGTCGCGTGTCAGCTGTCCGC AGGCCTGAAGTCCCAGCTGGTTCCGGTCCTGGCCAATATCCTGGAAGCGAACCAGGAGACGTGCTGGGGCTTCGACCAGTTCTTCGCTGGGACCATGGATATCATTCACAGAGTGGTGATCCACGTGTTCTCACTGCAGCAGGCCACACTGCACCAAATCTACATCCACGCTTACAATAC GGTCTCTATTTTAATGGAGGAGATTTTCAAAGTGGCGCGGATCCATCCCAAATGCCAGCAGTACCTCTTTGATGGGCACTACTACCCCCTGGAGGCCAGCATGAAGGTGGGGAGCCTCCCCCCCACCTGCCAGGATAAGCCCCTGTTCGTGGCGAGCCTGGAGCCCGAGAAGCCAGAGAAACCTATCGGAGTGCAGTTCCGCGAAC CGGAAATCCCAGTTTTTCCACCAAGGTTTGATGTTCTTGCTGATTACAGTTTGTCAAAG TGCATAGTGAGTGCAGTACACCAGTATTTAAGAATAAGCCACTCCTTACTGAAATGGCAGGCATTGGTATTGCAGGGGTTTTACTGGCTGAT GGAAAATATAAAGCTGGATGTGCTACAGAAAATCAACATGCTGAACCTGATGCTGTCTTTCTGCAAGAGTACTGAGGCGAGGGTGTACAGGCT CTGCGAGTTTTCAGTGGACACCGGTGTGCCGGAGCTCAAAGACTACCCAGAGCAGAGGAAGAAGCTGCAGCTG TTACAGGAAACCCTCTTGGGTTACATAAACAGCATCCGTGACATTCAAAACAAACTGGACCGAATGAAAGCAGAGTGGTCCAAACATTCGCAAATAATAGCAGAGGATAAAAC CACACAGAGGATAGACTACTTGCTGGAAATGATATCGGCAATATACCATCAGTACCGGAAAGACAAAATGACTGTCA AGATACCTGACGACAGAGCACACTCGCCATCCATCTGCTTCGCGCCTCTTCAAATGTCAAGTCAGGCGGCGTGCCAATTGCTCTGCAGACAGAAAG accTGTCGTATAACGATGAACAGATACACAAGTTTGAAAA GATTAACTTGACAACGCATGTGAAGAAAGTGAAGTCCTTATTCCGAGATGAATGTGTACAGAAGTACCAGGCTGTGCTCTCTGTGATTGGCTGTTGGACCAG CGCGCTGTTCGAGATGAAGACTCAGCTCAGAGAGTTCAACAGTGTTTTCAAGAGTCTCTTTGGGGAGCTGGAGGGATGCCAGGATCACCAGAGCATG ACCCTGAAAAATGCTCTGCTGAGGATCCAGCAGGAGGCGCCCTGGCCCGACCCGTCAGCCGCCTATCTGGAGGACAGCCACGCGCAGATGGCTCTGAG GATTCGGCTTCTGAGAGACGAGATGCAGGCAGTGGCACAGGAGCTGCAGCACAATAATTGTATTATTGAGAG